The sequence catttcttaccaaatcctctccaaactcgaactaataaactcgatcacataaaacacggataacgaaacgtaaagaagctgaaatgggggaaatggagtggtaactcatgagacgactggccgggtcgtcacatcgcgacttgatgaaattagaccagacttttcagatcagtcctataattctttatcaaaattccggaagtctcgaaatcaaatttcgatctctagaactaaaaatggacctttggatcattacatgcttatgctcaaaacggcaaaatcttccaaaaactcttccaaaacttatccgagcctcatgggaccacGACCAAACATGCTAACACACCCCAtgacattattcaaacttgttccagccTTTGGAACactgaaaataacattaaaacatcgaatcaccctcggattcaagcctaagaattccaaaacttccaaattcgatcaaacaatctatcaaacctcgtccgaatgacctaaacttttgcacacacatcccaaataacataataaagctactgcaacttcagaatttccattccgacccctatatcaaaatatcgcCTATCAATgagaaaacgccgaaatctcaatttcgccaattcaagcctaaaccttccacggacttccaaaacgcattccgatcatgctcctaagtcccaaatcacctaacggagctaaccaaaccatagaaattcaaatccgagatcaaatacaaacaagtcaaatcttggtcaaacctttcaaatttcaagcttcaactgagaactgttaatccaaattcattctgattaacctgaaacccaacaccaacgatttacataagttataatacaccacacgggacaagtcatgcccgagaactggcgatcaaagtacaaaaggtcaaaatgaccgatcgggtcgttacacttttaTAATTAGAAGGTGAAATTTAGTGTGAGGTGCAGCATGCATAGAGTATGTAAATTACCAAGTAACACTTCTTTTCTTTCTAGCATCAGCTACCATATTCCTTAGACAAAAACTATATATGATTCAACTCTGACTGCCAAGATTATGAATTTATTTTTCATGTATTGATAGCCAATGACCAAAAGAAATTTATATTGTATGGAAGAAGGGAAACcattaataaaaaagaaaagaaacaactaACAGATTGGAGTAATTGCTATAATATAACATACGCGACATTTTGAACTTCTTATCGACAGAATAATGTGAAGTGAAATCCATGTTCATAAAGTTTTAAAATTGTATGCCAATGTAAGGGCGAGAGCCATTGTATAGATAAGGTTCAAACTtttcttcaaattcttcccaTAAAGTTATTTATGATTTTGCAGAACTGCCtggggaaaaagaagaaacataATCTAGTTGAGTTAAAATCCATATGATTCATCCAAAATGTAATATAAAGATATGTGCTTAAACaacttaaaaacaaaattatgGTAAGAATTAATCAACTTTTTTCGGAAGATAACAAACAAAAGTAGATGTCCCATTTTTCCACTTATTTCCCAAACTCTCCATGTCACCAATGGCACATATAAAACCAACGACATCTATAATATGAACTGAAAAAGGGAGTTATTTCATAATTACATTGGAAATAAACAAAATGTAGCAGCAAAGATTGATAGTAATATATGAAATTGATAACATGGTATTATTGTTCAGCCGTGAACTAATCATGTCTGTATAGGAATATTAACAATTTCTTCGTATAGTTTCTGGAGCAAATTTGTGAGTAAGAAAGTAATTTTAAATGTACTTGTCAGTGGTCTATATTCACCAGAAGTCTCAGTAACTTTGAAATTTTGATTAACATAGGTTGAACCTTTACTCAACAAATTCTTGAACCTATTTACTTGATTCTTTCTGAGTGTAACATGTATCAAGTTATGCTGGTACAGAAAAAACAGTAAGTGTATGGACAGTTAAAATTTACAAAATGCATATGCAAAATATAAAGATACATGTATTACCTTTTCAATAAAGGATATTCCAATATTTGTTTATAAATACATATTTAGAGGTATTGTTATTCAATGCGTGGCCTATAgtttttgtccttttttttttttaccgtaTTGGCTACAGCAAGGACAGAACATGTACTTAAACTTTATAACTGCACATGTTTTGAAGAAAACTTATTATACTTTAAAAATAGAGATTGAGACTCATTACCTGAATCCTGTAAGGCTGCACCCGCAGTTGAGGCAAGGACTAAAGTTCACCATATGAATCTTAAATATGTAGATGAATAGTTAAGGCAAGAGATGACAGTTTTTTATTTGAGATAAACGTAAATAAGAATGTATTTGAACCTCCCGAGAAAGCAGTAGTGTATCGGCAACTTGCACACAACCCCTATCAATGCAGTAAAGAGAACAATTGACAGAAAACTAAATTTGATAAGACAACCTGCTAAAATAAGCACATGAAAAATAATTACCAATTGGCTTAACAAATTCTACAAAGCTGAACTTTGAAAGATAAAGCCTACTCAATATAATAGAGGTGTTATTGTAAAAGTAAAAAGTAGTAACCttgacttttctttcaaaaatgtcaCTTCCGCAATAAGGTGTTGTGAATGTATAGTCATCCTCGAGTACCACCTATTGCAAAGGTTTATTGAAGAAaccaaaatgcaaaacaaaaatatgccaaaaggagttagaaaaaagaaagaaagaaagagtaaGCAAGTAAATATGAAAGCACTAACCTTTCTCATAGAAAATGTAGTGAAATATCGGAAGAAAGTGCTGCAAGCAACTCCAAACAACATAGATGAGCATATATTTGATATCCCTGAACATGAATTACTATGAGTTTACACAACTTGATAAAAGAAAGAGTAATCAACTGTTGATACTCACCGAAAGGAACATAACAGAAGTTAAAATTTTCATTTAGCGAGTAATACTCTAATGCAAGTATAATTTGGACGAATTTAATTTATGAGCACTTCAAAAGAAGATTTTTTTCTCCACTATTTCTATCACAATTTCAAGACAATGGCGTAAATTTTAAATGATTCACAAAATATGGTAGGAATAAAAATAACAGAGAGGAAATgagaccaaaattaaaataaaaggatTGAAGAACAAAAAACATGGTAGGAATAGTGTTAGTTGAAATGAACGATCTttcatttaaataaataaaaagaaaataaatgattcatattTGTAATGCATGAGTAAGTAAAAGCTATAAGATATCAATTCACAAATCTTTAATCAGATTCAAATGTGTGATGAAACCAAAATCAAGCGGATGTTTATTTAGTATTAATTTTTCCAGTAGaatctttgttttttttgttcCACCTTCGGCTGCGGAGCAAGTTTTGTTTTGTAAACCTCAACATCCATTGCGAGAACTCTGTTGTAAAAGGTCAAAGATGTTTGTAAGTTGTTTGTTAGTATACTTAAAGCATAAGAATTTATTAGCTCAGAGAAACTCAGAATAGTAACAATTAATGTTGATGAGATAACAGATAAGCATACCAATTGAAGTTGTCAACTATTGTTTctgaagcttatttccaatatggTTTAGCAAAGACAGTAGCATGAGAAACAAATAAGTTATGAACTTTCAGATCATATTTGCTTTCATTCTCCAAGTAAATTACGGAAAACTTCTTTGTAAACTACATTTGTTGCTTCATTTGAAATTTTTCCATCATCGTCATAAACCAAAATCTTTAATCCCTTTATTTTTGTAACCCGTGATAGAGCAACATAAAGCTGCCCATGTGTGAAAACTGGTTTCTTCAAATATAACCCAACATGAGATAAAGATTGTCCTTGACTTTTGTTGATAGTCATTGCAAAAGATACAACTATTGGAAATTGCCTTTGCTGGAACTTAAAAGGCATTCTTGCATCAGATGGAGTCAGCGACATTCTCGGAATGAACACCTTTTGTCCAGCTATATTTCCCGATAAAACTTTTGCATCGATAACCTGATTTCCGAGTCTTGTGATGATTAATCTTGTTCCATTACATAGCCCTGAAGATTTGTCTATATTTCTCAATAACATCACTAGGACACCCATTTCAAAGTGATAACATGAGTTGGAATTCCAGAACACTTAATAGTGTTTAGGAATTCGGGTGTATGTACATGTTCCAAACTTTTAAAAGCATTGCCCGGCATGCAAATTGTATCggaactcaaaaatatttttggttgactttggtttAGTGAAACCATGTATTCGTTGATTGATTAAACCATGTCAAGAGTGGGAGCAAGAATTCTTGTTTGTTGTAGGTGTGTTATATCACTGCAATAACTTAAAAAATCTGGATATGTACTTTCCACAATCGCAGAAATTGAAACTCCACAATTATTATAAAAAGATCATCAGGGATATGAACTTTTTCAATATCATCAACAGAATTTCCAATCATACCGTCACCAATTACTAAAATCCAATCAGAAAATTGTCTTAGATCATTCAAATGTGAATCCACCTGATTTCCttccaaacttatattttttgtTAGCTTTAAGACATGACATTGATTGCACAAATATGAAGAATTAAGGGCATCATTAACAATATCTTGTCTAGTACCTTTTGGAATGACTGGAAGTATTTGTCTGAAGTCACCTCCAAGAACAACCGTTTTTCCTCCAAATGGTCGATCTAAATTGGATACATCTTTAAATATAAGAATATCTCTTAGAATTCTGTCTAGAGCTTCAAAACAATATCTATGCATCATTGGTGCTTCATCCCAAATAATTAACTTTGTCTTGACAATCAATTTTGATAAAGGAGTATCTTGTTTTATATTACATGTTGAATCTTCAGTTGCATTGAGTGGGATTGCAAATCTCGAATGAGCTGTTCAACCTCCTGGTAACAAAAGAGATGCAATTCCGCTGGATGCAACTGTTAAAACAATGTCTCCTTTAGATCTTATGGCTGAAGACAAAGTCCTCCACATAAATGTCTTTCAAGTTCCTCCATGACCATATAAAAAGAAGAATCCACCTTTGTCCTCATTCACTGCCTTGATAATTCTGTCATAAACTAACCTTTTCTCCACTGTCAATTTAACCAATAATTCTTCATGTTCCTTAGACAAAGAGCGCCTATTATAACGCAATTCATCACAAATGAGTCTATTAGTGTTGTTAACTTCCTATTCTTTGAAAACCGGTCTTGGCATTGTTGGAAAATCATGTAACGTTCTTCCGCAACCTTTCAAAAAATTTTCCAACCTTTGTAGACAACGATTCTATAGTTCATCATTTGTTAGCTCAGCCTCTAAAATAACAAAAgtatataattaattaattaattgattaaaaattataaatgcaAATTAATGTTACTTTACTTCATTGGAAGGCTACATCGAGTATGTAGCCAACaaaatatattaataattaaacaCTCATACTTTGCAAACTTAAATCTAGCATCGTATATCAGATTTAATTTGTATACAACaataatgtaattttttttaacaaatatataatattaaaatttgaaatagaAGGTGGGATTGTATACCTGGATTATCCAATATTCTTCTTTCTTCGTGTAGGGTATCATCTGATAATAAAATCCATGTTGCCTCCCAAACACATTCTGGTCTTGACATTGAATTTGATAATAGTAACATAGCAAATAACTGCCTAAGATTTGGCATTCCCCAGTTACTTGCCTCCCTTATGGCATCCACATATTCTTTATCATCATCTAATAAACCCAGTGCATGCATCTCTAAAAGTTAGATGTTCATGATTGTTGATTCTCCCTAAATCCTCATAGCACTTAGGTCCTTTAATAACATTCAACAACATTCGAAGATAATATTGCTCTCCACTTCCAGGCGGTACAAAGAATATTCTCCCTATTGAAAatgcaaaatttcttcttttttcctactttttttacttttttattccaTACAAACTTAAGAGAAAATTTTACATATGTTAATTCTCTTGCTTCTTCATATGTCTTATTTGCTTCAAACCAGCTTAAAAATTGTGATTCCTTTACACTTGGTCTATTGGCAACATCATCAATTGGATCATCATCAGAGAAAATAACTGTTTGTTCATTTGGTAGATGAAAGGAAAGTCTTTCTACCGAGGGTTCTCTATGGTGAATTGGAAATTTAAAAATTCTCCAAGCAACTTCACACGGTGATATGTATCGACAATCATAATACatatttatttcatcaaaaatgGATGAGTCTTCCCCATGCACACTTTGAGAAAAAGCTGTCGTCACACGCTCATGACCCTTATTAATGTACTTAAATGAGTACTTGATTGATCGAGATTGATTGCACCATTCAACATTTATATGTGCACCATACTTCAACAATAAAAATCTATTGTGTGGCACCACATACCTGTTATCCACTTCAATACCTTCTTTTTGGATAGTTCTACCATTGTCCCTTCTTTTATAAACAGGATATCCATCTTCATCGACTGTGGTATTTTCTACGAACTTCTTTGGAAAGTGTTTTGTACATCTACCATTATGCATGCAAGGAGACGATTTTCTAGCAGAAGCCATGCATCATAAAATTCTTCACGGGCTTATAATAATACGGATCTACCAATTCATCTGGTATTTCTACTGAAATTATTTGATCTATGTCTCCAACATTTGGATATTTATTATGAAGAAAGAGCAATATGTGTGCCTGAGGCAACCCTCGCTTTTGGAATTCTATAGTATATATCActgcaaaaaaataataatttacaaTTAGGGTAAGTAGTTGAAATTTATAAGTTAAAAAAATGCTTTATCAAAATCAGATTATAAACTGataataatttattataaaaGATTAATTATATACCTGATTTAACTGCTtcaaaaatttgtttctctttCAAATCCTTTATTAAATGATCCAATTTGATTTTGAACACCCTAGATAAAATGTCTGGGCGATCTTCTGGTTGCCCCTACTCTTTACAAATCTACTAATCTCAGGCCACTTTGGGTTGCAAGTAAATGTAATGAAAAGATTTGGATATCCAGCCCACTTGCAGATTGCCATAACATCTTGATAATTTTGAATCATGTTCTTGCACCCCCTGTGAAGCTGGATGAAAGAATTACCCTTTTACCTTGAGAAGAAGGATTTATCTCTCCATGTAAAACCGCATCTTCTAATTCTTTATACATATGTTCTCGCAATTGTCTTTGATGAGTTCTAATATACTTCAACCTAGACGATTCAACCATTGTAAATCCATTGACCAAGAATTGTTGAAATAATCTTCTTGAGTTCACAATTGTTGGTACTTCACCATTCCTTTCTTGAATTTTGTATGTGAAATATTCACGGATGCTAACAAAATTCCTTGCTCCACTTAATTCATCATTTCCATTTAAAGGAATGTCTTCCCGATAAACATCTTCACCAAATGGAAACAATAAAGGATATTGAAGTCCTAAATAGGCAACATTCAACTCATTTATCATTTGTAGTTGTCTAGATTGGGTTTCAACAATGATGTCTCGGTCACATCTAGACACATGAAAATCTCCAACAACCAAAGAAGCTACCTCTTGAAACCGTTGGTAAGTTGTATCTTCTTCCATCATAGTTCTGTTTCCCTATCAATTTGAGCCTAAAATTGGAGTGAGTATCTTCTTGAAATTTGTCTCTGACCATTCTAAATGACTTTGTGAAAACATTCTTTTCATCAAGCATTTGTTTCAGGTCTTGAACAATTTTAGCATGAAGTTGGTTTCCGCTTTGACCACgactagatctgtacagatctaggagatataggcagaaattagggtttcataagaaactcatatagagatgaaagaacctgtctagaatcccaaggatcgtgAAAAATACAAcgtgattttgctcgaaatcacatTGGAGTAGCCAAGAATAGACAAGTGATGAATCCTAGGTGTACGTCGGCGTGGCCCTAGGCCCTTTAAGACTTTAGAGAAGGCAAGCATAgtatgagagaagccattggaggct is a genomic window of Nicotiana tabacum cultivar K326 chromosome 16, ASM71507v2, whole genome shotgun sequence containing:
- the LOC142161760 gene encoding uncharacterized protein LOC142161760 is translated as MEEDTTYQRFQEVASLVVGDFHVSRCDRDIIVETQSRQLQMINELNVAYLGLQYPLLFPFGEDVYREDIPLNGNDELSGARNFVSIREYFTYKIQERNGEVPTIVNSRRLFQQFLVNGFTMVESSRLKYIRTHQRQLREHMYKELEDAVLHGEINPSSQGKRVILSSSFTGGART